The following coding sequences are from one Cercospora beticola chromosome 4, complete sequence window:
- the GTR1 gene encoding GTP-binding protein gtr1 (BUSCO:EOG09262H1X): MAPISKECDYLVIGGGSGGLASARRASGLYGAKTIAVENKRLGGTCVNVGCVPKKVTWNAAALAEQIKESHNYGFSVEQTAPFDWPRFTQKRAAYIKRLNGIYEKNLKNDKVEYLHGTATFKDPHTVKVALDDESEVEIKAKKILIAVGGHPNYPDIEGAEHGITSDGFFELPQQPKKVAVVGAGYIAVEMAGMFHALGTETHLFIRHDKFLRTFDPMIQEKVVAEYERQGIHLHKNSKQTKLEDLQTGGKRLTYTDENGDGILDVDTVLWAIGRSPELEKLNIDATGVKLNEKKHIPVDEYQNTNVDHIFALGDVCDKNFELTPVAIAAGRRLSDRLFGGKADAKLEYDNIPSVVFSHPVVGTVGLTEPQAREKYGDDDIKIYQASFTAMYYSMMEPEDKGPTSYKIICQGKDEKVVGLHILGAGSDEILQGFGVAIKMGATKADFDRCVAIHPTSAEELVTMK, encoded by the coding sequence ATGGCGCCCATCTCCAAAGAGTGCGACTACCTCGTCATCGGTGGCGGCTCCGGTGGTCTCGCCTCAGCACGACGCGCCTCAGGCCTCTACGGTGCTAAAACCATCGCAGTAGAGAACAAACGCCTCGGTGGAACTTGTGTGAACGTGGGATGTGTACCCAAGAAGGTCACCTGgaatgctgcagcattggctgAGCAGATCAAAGAGTCCCACAATTATGGTTTCAGCGTCGAGCAGACTGCTCCTTTCGACTGGCCGCGTTTCACGCAAAAACGAGCAGCATACATCAAACGTCTGAATGGCATCTACGAGAAGAATCTCAAGAATGATAAAGTGGAATACTTGCACGGCACGGCGACATTCAAGGACCCGCACACAGTGAAAGTGGCATTGGATGATGAGAGTGAGGTGGAGatcaaggcgaagaagattctGATTGCAGTGGGAGGACACCCAAACTACCCAGACATTGAGGGTGCAGAGCACGGAATTACGTCAGATGGATTTTTTGAGCTGCCACAGCAGCCTAAGAAAGTGGCCGTTGTGGGAGCTGGATACATTGCAGTCGAGATGGCAGGCATGTTCCACGCTTTGGGAACGGAGACGCACTTGTTCATTCGACATGACAAGTTCCTGCGAACGTTCGATCCGATGATTCAGGAGAAGGTTGTGGCAGAGTATGAGCGACAAGGAATTCACTTGCACAAGAACTCCAAGCAGACGAAGCTTGAGGACCTACAGACCGGCGGCAAACGCCTCACATACACCGATGAGAACGGCGATGGGATCCTAGATGTCGACACCGTGCTCTGGGCTATCGGCCGAAGTCCCGAATTGGAGAAACTCAACATCGACGCTACAGGCGTGAAACTGAACGAAAAGAAGCACATCCCCGTTGACGAGTACCAAAACACCAATGTGGACCACATCTTCGCCCTAGGAGATGTCTGCGACAAGAACTTCGAACTCACACCCGTCGCCATCGCGGCAGGACGTCGTCTCTCCGACCGTCTCTTCGGCGGGAAAGCCGACGCCAAACTCGAATACGATAACATTCCATCTGTTGTCTTCTCGCACCCTGTCGTTGGAACTGTCGGTCTGACAGAACCTCAGGCGAGGGAGAAgtatggtgatgatgatattAAGATCTACCAGGCGAGTTTTACGGCTATGTATTACTCTATGATGGAGCCAGAGGATAAGGGTCCCACATCTTACAAGATCATCTGTCAAGGGAAAGATGAGAAGGTCGTCGGTTTGCACATTTTGGGTGCTGGCAGTGATGAGATTCTGCAAGGATTTGGCGTGGCGATCAAGATGGGTGCTACAAAGGCGGACTTTGATCGTTGTGTTGCGATTCATCCAACAAGTGCGGAGGAGTTGGTCACGATGAAGTAG
- a CDS encoding uncharacterized protein (BUSCO:EOG09260EPS), protein MSNTETPEPATERATRSTTARNPRRRARQSDNDTLQKAAPRRKRSKITDETYAPRDSTEGRPPEVDIDAKIDEADEAGEVNSVVNGSINGHTYVGVGTAKANGNGHHRHRRAGSATPVLDVEMPVRGKKGTVKRVHRSDGATTLCSNQCYSVKLLPSTPKELKKEGLEYRGSILGNHALAITQEKALVWDYTAHVAASNVRTFNMPFSTRGERLPFGALVPSNGIAHNDMGLVLISADTGKVVFYDSLDRATSLGLFQAKRASVDGTIPLSGTEVVADIVPAAYATFVVTLSSGRIVSLTLKDMTGMPKVQSQFMKIEEVSSGGVFGSFSGFLKSNYRRDLTAVRTKEMARGVVQVVGLTAKAEVLLWELEWSGRSLYISSHELKETIVNELKDATSAELAGQAEYAVALDFAIADKDNTGSSQALVSTGSKQPLDLFILLRIGTSDMTQYVVVEISLPGDGSYNIERVHQLQSYYSDRPLSQHQKARLVVPKPGHSFYAVFEDTVVLAATVDLVDDSPEAQLHASYLQQDPFEDAIRLRSDKDLAFLGVSEEPSRANHASAIAFVKGAGLVRISAAETTSIPGGARIPAKSRIEQAVFYGVLQPDNMLDLSQQKRSEYSIEEIEEAAVVVSEEILRADTGFPTMISPTPASMEVGLATKAKALKALVTFVTRTYPALPRRTMWQLLWDAEKLAAAQQLWLAFEEHVALTIKGEKRKATVMDELAAWFEHNFDFYDRPELANENAVRRFFACGLNYMDRLLTNLRLLLQDFYDQEECPPQEGLKRVIQADDIWLRALETVFNFRSENCADYGILPELIDDGILIDKAEYVDLPEFWTSSLKLVDNTLKVADLSRDLTQKCYQPEELDADGHAMVNDIADNNARLVQIYCLQAQESINWYSSRPDKRQQEIADKMLQEYHQERYAQCRKLATVGRAEAGMLLAEKYKDMNTLADMIIAEDQYLYEYSQEHDADKTQIAQFSADLHSKIQRYFRKYQKAWSEAFFDKLFESSASGAKLLRAQKEWKKPLAEYLRGHPSRAKLCWINDITAEADYAHASQALAECAQVQETKLWSKKVELSLSKLALLAAEEAGTAPNPESKTNGSAKLHRSPQDELAILQVQERVFKHFTPEIQLSVDEDAELVNCMDKYGRHLDRNSALWGVLEHGIATILRHGILEVEELIDTLTLMSVVIDSASDVNLQGSETLQALIALEAAASSLPPSGFETLLALIWKRAYIYDDWNSPDLQIHKKQSDEERKGAIQFSTLWQTLHHVLESEITTKPDAQVRILTPSECVGAACQPEDLSYRFPEPDILDPIIHELRVQDEVLSKYVTDRGLDAIAAEAERDVRQFLMAKADEEAEMRKQERHLQESFAEDGGLQKTNGHVNGLNGYLHHEEEEVEEVDDGDVEME, encoded by the coding sequence ATGTCCAACACAGAAACGCCCGAGCCTGCGACCGAGCGCGCGACACGATCGACCACGGCGCGCAACCCACGACGACGAGCTCGACAAAGCGACAACGACACCTTACAGAAGGCTGCTCCTCGACGGAAACGCAGCAAAATAACCGACGAGACCTACGCGCCGCGGGACTCGACCGAAGGGCGGCCTCCGGAAGTCGACATCGATGCGAAAATAGACGAGGCCGATGAAGCAGGGGAGGTCAACAGTGTCGTGAATGGATCCATCAATGGACACACCTACGTTGGCGTTGGGACTGCCAAAGCTAATGGCAATGGACACCACCGACATCGACGTGCCGGAAGCGCTACTCCTGTGCTTGACGTTGAAATGCCAGTGCGAGGGAAGAAAGGCACTGTGAAGCGAGTGCATAGATCTGACGGCGCCACGACTTTGTGCTCAAATCAATGCTACAGTGTCAAATTACTCCCCAGTACGCCGAAGGAGCTCAAAAAGGAAGGACTCGAATATCGTGGCAGTATACTGGGCAACCATGCGCTGGCTATCACACAGGAAAAGGCACTCGTATGGGATTATACCGCGCACGTTGCTGCGAGCAATGTGCGCACCTTCAACATGCCTTTCTCGACGCGAGGAGAGCGCTTGCCATTCGGTGCGCTGGTGCCCAGCAACGGAATCGCTCATAACGACATGGGTCTCGTGCTCATTTCGGCAGACACTGGCAAAGTGGTCTTCTACGACTCTCTTGATCGCGCAACCTCGCTCGGCTTGTTCCAGGCGAAACGTGCGAGTGTAGATGGCACAATTCCATTGAGCGGCACCGAAGTGGTGGCAGACATTGTCCCTGCTGCTTACGCCACGTTTGTGGTCACGCTCAGCTCTGGGAGGATAGTATCACTTACACTGAAGGATATGACCGGTATGCCGAAGGTGCAGAGCCAATTCATGAAGATCGAGGAAGTGTCCTCTGGTGGTGTCTTTGGCAGCTTCAGCGGCTTCCTCAAGTCAAATTACCGGAGGGACCTGACAGCAGTTCGAACGAAAGAGATGGCACGTGGCGTTGTGCAGGTTGTTGGGCTTACGGCCAAAGCAGAGGTGCTGCTTTGGGAGCTGGAGTGGTCTGGCCGCTCTCTATACATTTCCAGCCACGAGCTCAAAGAGACGATCGTGAACGAGCTGAAGGATGCGACATCAGCTGAGCTTGCCGGGCAGGCAGAGTACGCTGTTGCACTGGACTTTGCGATCGCGGACAAGGACAACACGGGCAGCAGCCAGGCATTAGTCTCTACCGGCTCCAAACAGCCATTGGACCTCTTCATTCTGTTGCGGATCGGGACTTCAGACATGACCCAGTACGTCGTAGTGGAGATTTCTCTTCCGGGCGATGGCAGCTACAACATCGAGCGTGTCCATCAGCTCCAAAGCTATTACAGCGACAGGCCCCTGTCCCAACACCAAAAGGCACGGCTAGTGGTACCAAAGCCTGGCCACTCATTCTACGCCGTATTTGAGGATACCGTTGTCCTTGCTGCGACGGTAGATCTTGTGGACGACAGCCCTGAAGCTCAATTGCACGCATCCTACCTACAGCAGGATCCGTTTGAGGATGCAATCCGGCTAAGGTCAGACAAGGACCTAGCTTTTCTCGGTGTTAGCGAAGAACCGTCTCGGGCGAATCATGCTTCAGCGATTGCATTTGTCAAAGGAGCTGGTCTTGTGCGCATTTCAGCAGCGGAGACAACATCTATTCCCGGAGGAGCCCGTATACCCGCTAAGAGCAGGATCGAACAGGCTGTCTTCTATGGTGTATTGCAGCCCGATAACATGCTCGACCTTTCGCAGCAGAAACGATCCGAGTATAGCATCGAGGAGATTGAGGAAGCGGCTGTGGTTGTCTCTGAGGAGATCTTGCGTGCAGATACAGGGTTCCCTACCATGATCTCGCCAACGCCAGCTTCTATGGAGGTCGGACTCGCCACGAAAGCGAAAGCGCTGAAGGCCTTGGTGACTTTCGTGACCAGAACTTATCCCGCTCTTCCGAGAAGGACGATGTGGCAATTGCTCTGGGACGCCGAGAAGCTTGCGGCTGCTCAGCAGCTGTGGCTTGCTTTCGAGGAACACGTTGCTCTCACAATCAAGGGAGAGAAGCGCAAAGCGACTGTGATGGACGAGCTTGCGGCTTGGTTCGAGCACAACTTCGACTTCTATGACCGACCTGAATTGGCCAACGAGAATGCAGTGCGGCGATTCTTCGCTTGTGGCCTAAATTACATGGACAGGCTTTTAACGAACCTGCGACTCTTGCTACAGGACTTCTACGACCAAGAAGAATGCCCTCCGCAAGAGGGTCTCAAACGTGTCATTCAAGCGGACGACATCTGGCTCAGGGCTTTGGAAACAGTTTTCAACTTCCGCTCTGAGAACTGCGCCGACTATGGTATACTGCCTGAACTAATTGACGATGGAATTCTAATCGATAAGGCTGAGTATGTTGATCTTCCGGAATTCTGGACCTCCTCTCTGAAGCTCGTGGACAACACTCTGAAAGTTGCAGATCTGTCGCGTGATTTGACTCAGAAGTGTTATCAACCTGAGGAGCTCGACGCTGATGGTCACGCAATGGTCAACGATATCGCAGACAACAACGCGCGACTTGTGCAGATATATTGCTTGCAGGCTCAAGAAAGCATCAATTGGTACTCTTCCCGGCCGGATAAGAGACAGCAGGAGATCGCAGATAAGATGCTACAGGAATATCATCAGGAGCGCTACGCGCAATGTCGTAAACTGGCTACTGTTGGCAGAGCGGAAGCTGGCATGCTATTGGCTGAGAAATACAAAGACATGAACACATTGGCCGATATGATCATTGCCGAGGACCAGTACTTGTACGAGTACAGTCAAGAACATGATGCGGACAAGACGCAAATTGCCCAGTTCTCCGCAGATCTACACAGCAAGATCCAGCGATACTTCCGCAAGTATCAGAAGGCCTGGTCAGAAGCCTTTTTCGACAAACTGTTTGAAAGCAGTGCCTCAGGTGCTAAGCTCTTGCGAGCACAAAAGGAATGGAAAAAGCCTCTTGCTGAGTACCTTCGAGGACACCCTAGCAGAGCGAAGTTGTGCTGGATCAATGACATTACAGCCGAGGCCGATTACGCGCATGCCAGTCAGGCACTTGCTGAGTGTGCTCAGGTCCAAGAGACGAAGCTGTGGAGCAAAAAGGTTGAgctgtcgttgtcgaagCTGGCACTGCTCGCTGCAGAAGAGGCTGGTACGGCCCCCAACCCCGAGTCAAAGACGAACGGATCAGCCAAGTTGCACCGTTCCCCGCAAGACGAGCTCGCTATCCTGCAGGTACAGGAACGTGTTTTTAAGCACTTCACTCCGGAAATCCAGCTGTCCGttgacgaagatgccgaGCTCGTGAACTGTATGGACAAGTACGGCAGACACCTAGATAGGAACTCGGCTCTATGGGGCGTGCTCGAACACGGGATTGCGACCATTCTTCGACATGGGATCCTCGAAGTTGAGGAGCTGATCGACACACTGACTCTGATGTCCGTAGTCATTGACAGCGCCTCAGACGTCAACCTTCAAGGCTCGGAGACACTTCAGGCTCTGATCGCGTTGGAAGCAGCGGCGTCTTCACTTCCACCTTCTGGCTTCGAGACACTCCTGGCATTGATCTGGAAGCGAGCATACATTTACGACGACTGGAATTCACCGGATCTTCAAATCCACAAAAAGCAATCTGATGAGGAGCGCAAGGGCGCCATTCAATTCTCTACTCTGTGGCAAACTCTGCACCACGTCTTGGAATCCGAAATCACTACTAAGCCCGACGCCCAAGTTAGAATCTTGACGCCTTCGGAGTGCGTGGGCGCGGCTTGTCAACCTGAAGACTTGAGCTACCGTTTTCCAGAGCCGGACATCCTGGATCCTATTATTCACGAACTTCGCGTTCAGGACGAAGTTTTGTCGAAGTATGTCACAGACCGCGGACTTGACGCGATCGCAGCTGAGGCTGAGCGGGACGTTCGGCAATTCTTGATGGCAAaggcagacgaggaagcagAAATGCGGAAGCAAGAGAGGCATTTGCAAGAGTCGTTTGCTGAGGACGGTGGGCTACAGAAGACGAATGGGCATGTCAATGGGCTGAACGGGTACCTTCatcacgaagaagaagaagtggaagaggtcgatgatggagatgTTGAGATGGAGTGA
- a CDS encoding uncharacterized protein (BUSCO:EOG09261PJZ), which produces MPAPGDQHRDNANTVNPFIKPEPRMSEFTAQEIATLQSRLDKQLGPEYVSTRPGAGGGKVHYLAAEKVINLANEVFGFNGWSSSIQNVQIDFVDENRESGRINLGLSTIVRVTLKDGTFHEDIGYGHCENAKGKAAAFEKAKKEAATDAMKRALRNFGNVLGNCLYDKDYLQKITKIKVAPSKWDAQNLHRHPDYAPIKKEPVTQSVSTSERVGGPQRNTSMQSVASVGSGEFDDDFGEATEFDETDFSHPDEVRLDDSEVSNGPQAHLQRAANGPQNAQRQAISRTHSMPQTRPPNIQPPAPVNGMQAPQKPQSVQRPPQNAAQPANRMLPPQTPGNQQRPQPQQNGNTYLQHGADGARSNPSSGNAVGSPLAQPQPRPQNGLNGQPQPEESNTIPAGATLGFVSGRKPEANVAFNPHAESPSIRRTQGVNPGVSKPVRREQLASGQPTATVPSQQPGSGAGGSRPAAAGPAVNATSAAPRPNATNYINPAADMSRKIGMPQGGAGFRNSTGYKPPSAAKRPAMTDVTNTYGGDGANEVAPDPKKAKVEPGNPDSVTSETVQTETTA; this is translated from the exons ATGCCTGC GCCAGGCGACCAGCATCGCGACAATGCCAACACGGTGAACCCGTTCATCAAGCCCGAACCACGCATGTCCGAGTTTACAGCACAGGAAATAGCCACACTGCAGAGCAGACTGGACAAGCAGCTGGGTCCCGAGTACGTTTCCACACGACCAGGTGCCGGTGGGGGAAAGGTGCACTATCTGGCAGCAGAGAAGGTCATCAATCTTGCGAATGAAGTATTTGGGTTCAATGGCTGGAGCTCGTCAATACAGAACGTTCAGATCGATTTCGTGGACGAAAACCGAGAGTCTGGCAGGATCAATCTTGGCTTGTCGACAATAGTGCGAGTCACGCTGAAGGATGGCACATTTCATGAGGATATTGGCTACGGGCACTGCGAGAACGCAAAAGGCAAAGCCGCTGCCtttgagaaggcgaagaaagaaGCTGCAACAGACGCGATGAAACGAGCGTTGCGCAATTTTGGGAACGTGCTCGGCAACTGCTTATACGACAAAGACTATCTGCAGAAGATCACCAAGATCAAGGTAGCGCCCTCAAAATGGGATGCTCAAAATCTGCATAGGCACCCAGACTATGCGCCGATCAAAAAGGAGCCGGTCACGCAGAGCGTATCAACATCAGAGCGGGTAGGCGGACCACAACGCAACACTAGCATGCAGTCTGTAGCGTCTGTCGGCTCGGGAGAGTTCGATGACGACTTTGGAGAAGCGACAGAATTCGACGAGACTGACTTCAGTCACCCTGATGAAGTGCGACTTGACGATTCCGAGGTCAGCAATGGACCGCAGGCTCATTTGCAAAGAGCAGCCAATGGTCCACAAAACGCGCAAAGACAAGCCATATCGAGGACGCATTCGATGCCTCAAACGAGGCCGCCGAACATACAGCCTCCTGCACCTGTCAACGGGATGCAAGCCCCACAGAAGCCACAATCAGTGCAACGGCCTCCACAGAACGCTGCACAGCCAGCCAATCGTATGTTGCCACCACAGACACCAGGAAATCAACAGAGACCGCAACCACAACAGAATGGCAACACGTATCTCCAGCATGGTGCAGATGGGGCACGCTCGAATCCATCATCGGGCAATGCTGTTGGGTCGCCTTTAGCACAGCCTCAACCTCGACCGCAGAACGGTCTCAACGGACAACCGCAGCCAGAAGAGTCTAACACAATACCCGCAGGAGCTACGCTAGGCTTCGTTTCCGGACGAAAACCCGAAGCGAACGTCGCTTTCAATCCACACGCCGAAAGTCCTTCAATACGGAGAACGCAGGGAGTGAACCCTGGCGTATCAAAGCCAGTCCGTCGAGAACAACTCGCAAGTGGACAGCCTACCGCAACTGTGCCAAGTCAACAACCTGGCAGTGGCGCGGGAGGCTCTcgacctgctgctgctggcccaGCTGTCAACGCGACGAGTGCTGCACCTCGACCGAACGCGACCAACTACATCAATCCTGCTGCAGACATGAGTCGGAAGATTGGTATGCCCCAAGGAGGGGCAGGGTTTCGTAACAGTACTGGTTACAAACCACCAAGTGCGGCGAAAAGACCGGCCATGACTGATGTCACGAACACGTACGGCGGAGATGGCGCGAATGAGGTCGCTCCCGATCCGAAGAAAGCCAAGGTAGAACCAGGCAATCCGGACAGTGTTACGTCCGAGACGGTGCAGACTGAGACTACAGCATAG
- the KEX1 gene encoding Cell death protease (BUSCO:EOG092623WR~MEROPS:MER0000413), producing the protein MAHTRSPRRTRLRSIITFTSLFALSWLPSAFAAAKSAADYYVSDLPGAPEPKLDTWAGHLEITPEHHGNLFFWLFKNRHIANKQRTVLWLNGGPGCSSMDGALMEIGPYRVTKDGKLRLQDGSWDEFANVLFVDQPVGTGFSYADTNSYVHEMDQMADQMVQFLKAFFEIFPEHKNTDLYIAGESYAGQWIPYIAHAILEHNKKNPSDKWNLEGLMIGNGWISGPEQYISFLPFAYENNLITAGSDTDKKALEQQKACIADLDAGAKDHVDSGICENIMQSLLRDTQNSNGCLNMYDVRLRDSYPSCGMNWPPDLEWVKPYLRRDDVKRALHINPDKKTGWVECNNQVSSAFNARNSKPSRALLPGLLEKVPILLFSGDKDLICNHVGTENIINNMDWNGAKGMELSPGVTAPRRDWTFEGEPAGFYQTARNLTYLRFYNASHMVPFDYPRRTRDMLDRFMGVDIASIGGTPADSRIDGEKGKEVSVGGHPNSTAAQEAEAEKVEAAKWSAYQRSGEIALFIVAVAAAVWGFFIWRDRRKRKGYKSVFGMEPFDDRGPSGGLGLDHDARRAERDVEAARDFDEAELDDMSHANGRHKEERFSLGDDEEEDDDGRQYGRPANGHATK; encoded by the exons ATGGCACACACACGGAGTCCACGAAGGACACGCTTACGTTCCATCATCACATTTACGAGCTTATTCGCCCTGTCATGGCTGCCTTCAGCGTTCGCGGCGGCGAAGTCTGCAGCAGACTACTATGTCAGCGATCTTCCGGGAGCACCAGAACCGAAGCTCGACACGTGGGCAGGACATCTGGAGATTACGCCAGAACATCATGGGaatctcttcttctggtTGTTCAAGAACAGGCATATTGCGAATAAGCAGAGAACAGTGCTATGGCTGAATGGAGGGCCAGGCTGTAGTAGCATGGATGGCGCCCTGATGGAGATAGGGCCATACAGAGTGACAAAAGACGGGAAACTGCGACTGCAAGATGGGAGCTGGGACGAGTTCGCAAATGTGCTCTTCGTCGATCAACCCGTGGGCACGGGCTTCAGTTATGCGGACACCAACAGCTACGTTCATGAGATGGACCAAATGGCCGATCAGATGGTGCAGTTCCTCAAGGCTTTCTTTGAGATATTTCCGGAGCACAAGAACACCGAT CTTTACATCGCAGGTGAATCTTATGCGGGCCAGTGGATTCCCTACATCGCACATGCGATCTTGGAAcacaacaagaagaaccCGAGCGACAAATGGAACCTCGAGGGCCTCATGATCGGCAATGGCTGGATCTCTGGACCTGAGCAGTACATTTCTTTCCTTCCCTTCGCCTATGAGAACAACCTGATCACAGCGGGCTCGGACACAGACAAGAAGGCACTCGAACAGCAAAAAGCGTGCATCGCTGATCTGGATGCTGGGGCCAAAGACCACGTCGACAGCGGGATCTGCGAGAACATTATGCAGTCACTTCTACGCGACACACAGAACAGCAATGGCTGCCTCAATATGTACGACGTCAGGTTGAGGGATTCGTACCCAAGTTGTGGCATGAATTGGCCTCCGGACTTGGAGTGGGTGAAGCCGTACTTGCGCCGAGATGATGTCAAGCGCGCTCTTCACATCAACCCGGACAAGAAGACTGGATGGGTGGAATGCAACAACCAAGTCTCATCTGCTTTCAACGCACGCAATTCGAAGCCATCAAGAGCGCTCCTCCCAGGCCTGCTCGAGAAAGTTCCAATTCTTCTGTTCTCGGGTGACAAGGATCTAATCTGCAACCATGTGGGCACCGagaacatcatcaacaacatggACTGGAACGGCGCCAAAGGTATGGAACTTTCGCCAGGCGTTACAGCACCACGAAGAGACTGGACTTTCGAGGGCGAACCGGCCGGTTTCTATCAGACCGCCCGAAATTTGACCTACCTTCGCTTCTACAATGCTTCGCACATGGTCCCATTCGATTACCCCCGTCGCACCCGAGATATGCTTGATCGATTTATGGGTGTGGACATTGCTTCTATCGGCGGCACTCCAGCAGACTCACGAATCGACGGCGAAAAAGGCAAGGAGGTCTCTGTTGGCGGACACCCCAACAGTACTGCGGCCCAGGAAGCCGAGGCGGAGAAGGTGGAAGCCGCGAAGTGGTCAGCATATCAACGATCAGGCGAGATCGCACTtttcatcgtcgctgtcgcagcGGCTGTGTGGGGATTCTTCATCTGGCGTGACCGCCGGAAACGAAAAGGCTACAAGTCAGTCTTTGGCATGGAGCCTTTCGACGATCGTGGACCTAGCGGCGGCCTTGGCTTGGATCATGATGCGAGACGAGCCGAGCGTGATGTCGAGGCTGCGCGAGACTTTGACGAGGCTGAGCTGGACGACATGTCGCATGCGAACGGCAGACACAAGGAAGAGCGGTTCAGCTTGGgagatgacgaggaagaagacgatgacgggCGGCAGTACGGTCGACCTGCTAATGGACATGCCACAAAGTAG